The genomic stretch CCGCGACCGGGTACAGACCAGCCTCAACCTCGCACTCGGCTCGGCCATGGCCAGCATCGGCCTGACCATCCCGGCCGTCGCCCTCGCCTCCGTCTGGCTGTCCGGACCACTCGTCCTCGGCCTCGGCTCGACCCATATGGTGCTGCTCGCGCTGACCGTCGTGGTCAGCTCCCTCACGGTGGTGCCCGGGCGGGCCACCCCGCTGCAGGGCGGAGTCCATCTGGTGATCTTCGCGGCCTACCTGGAACTGGCGATCAACCCGTAGCCGTCTGTTCGGCCTCAGCCGTCAGCTTGTCGCCGGCTCCACAGCCGGTACGGACACCGGGCGGGTCTCGGGCAGCAGGGCGAAGCACGCGAGACTGAGCAGCGCGACGCCCGTGAGATAGACGCCCACGCTCCAGGGGACCCGGCCGCTGTGCTCCGCGAGCGCCGTGGCCACGATCGGGGTGAGGGCGCCGCCCAGGACTCCGCCGAGGTTGTAGCCCACCGCGGCGCCCGTGCAGCGCACGCGCGCCTCGTACAGCTCCGGCAGATAGGCGGCGATCACCGCGAACATGGTGATGAAGGAGACCAGGGCGCCCAGGATGCCGAGAAACATCAGCAGCGGCTGGCCGGTGGCCAGCAGCGCGACCATCGGAAACATCCACAGGCAGCAGGCCGCACAGCCCGTCAGACACATCGGCCGGCGCCCGTAGCGGTCGCCGAGCACCGCCATGAACGGCGTGAGAGACGCCTTCACCACCACCGCGGCCATGACACAGGTCAGCATCACCGTCCGGCTCACCCCGAGCCGCTCCGTCGCGTAAGCCAGCGACCAGGTCGTCACCGCGTAGAAGACCGCGTAGCCCGCGGCCAGCGCCCCGGCCGTCAGCAGCACCAGCCGCCCGTGGTGCCGTACGACCTCGACGAACGGCACGCGCGCGTGGTCGTCGATCTCCAGAAACCGAGGACTCTCGGCGAGCGAGGAGCGCAGCCACAGCCCGGCCAGCGCCAGCGCACCGGCCGCCCAGAACGGCACCCGCCACCCCCAGCGCGCGAACTCCGCGTCGGACAGCGTCGCCGACAGCGCGAGCATCACCCCGTTGGCGAGCACGAACCCGAACGCGGGCCCCACCTGCGGAAAGCTGGACCACAGGGCGCGTCGCCCGGGCGGTGCGTGCTCGGCGGTCAGCAGCACCGCCCCGCCCCACTCCCCGCCGAGGCCCAGACCCTGCAGGAAGCGCAGCACGAGCAGCAGCGCGGGCGCGGCGACGCCGATCGATCCGTATGACGGCAGGCAGCCCACCGCGACCGTCGAGGCGCCCGTGAGCAGCAGCGAGAGCACCAGCACCGGCCGGCGTCCGCGCCGGTCGCCGAGGTGCCCGAACAACACCGAGCCCAGCGGCCGAGCCACGAACCCCGCTCCGAACGTCGCGAACGCCGCCAGCGTCCCTGCCAGCGGCGAGAACGCCGGGAAGAACAGCGGCCCCAGGACCAGGGCGGCCGCCGTGCCGTAGACGAAGAAGTCGTAGAACTCGATCGCGGTCCCCGCCAGGGAGGCCACGGCGAGCCGCAGCATCGACGGTGTGCTCACGGTGCGTGCAGGTGCCATGCTGCGTCAACTACCCACGGTGATCACGGGTTACGGGGGGCGCGTGGAGGTGATGAAGCGACCGGAGTGTGCGCCGAGGCGACGGCGCGCGCGGCTCGTCGTCCGCTGTGGCCACCGTGATAGACCGGGTGCGAGCGGCGGTCGTAGGCGTACCGCCCCGAACGGACCGGAGGAACCGTGCCCCGCACCCTGGCCAACGCCCCGATCATGATCCTCAACGGGCCCAACCTGAACCTGCTCGGCCAGCGCCAGCCCGAGATCTACGGCAGGGACACACTGGCCGACGTCGAGGCGCTGTGCGCCAAAGCCGCGGCCGCGCACGGTGGCACGGTGGACTTCCGGCAGTCCAACCACGAGGGCGAGTTGGTCGACTGGATCCACGAGGCGCGTCTGAACCACTGCGGGATCGTCATCAACCCCGGGGCCTACTCCCACACGTCGGTCGCGATTCTGGACGCACTCAACACCTGTGACGGCATGCCCGTCCTGGAGGTGCACATCTCCAACATCCATCAGCGCGAATCGTTCCGGCATCACTCCTACGTCTCGCTGCGCGCGGACGGCGTGATCGCCGGATGCGGAGTGCAGGGCTATGTGTTCGGCGTGGAGCGCGTGGCCGCCCTGGTGGGCGCGGCCCAGGCCGACGCGTAGCCGGAACCGGCGGCCCGGGCCGACGCGCCGCTACAGCCGGCCCGCCTCCACGATCCGCCGCAGGAAGCGCCGCGTGCGCTCCTGCTGCGGATCACCGAAGACCTGCTCGGCGCTGCCGCGCTCCAGCACGACCCCACCGTCCAGAAAACAAACCTGGTCGGCGACGTCCCGCGCGAAGCCCATCTCGTGCGTCGCCAGCACCATGGTCATGCCGTCGTCTTTGAGCCCCCGGACCACCTCCAGCACCTCGCCCACGAGTTCGGGGTCGAGCGCCGCCGTGATCTCGTCCAGCAGCAACAGCCGGGGCCGCACGGCGAGCGCTCGTACGATCGCCACACGCTGCTGCTGACCGCCGCTGAGCCGGTCAGGGTAGGCATCCGCCTTGGCACCGAGTCCGAGGCGCTCCAGCAGCTCCCTGGCCCGTTCCTCGGCGTCCGCGCGGGAGACGCCGTGCACCCTGCGCGGGGCCAGCGTGATGTTGTCCAGCACGCTCATGTGCGGGAAGAGGTTGTACGCCTGGAAGACCACGCCGATCCGGCGCCGCACCGCGTCCTGGTCGACGCGCGGATCGGTGATCTCCTCGCCGTCCAGCCAGATCGCGCCGTCGTCGATCTCCTCCAGGAGGTTGGCGCAGCGCAGCAGTGTGGACTTGCCCGAGCCGGAGGCGCCGATCAGCGCGGTCACCGTGTGCGGCGCGACCTCCAGACCGACGTCCCGCAGTACGACGGAGCCGCCGAAGGTCTTGCGGACGGACTCCATGCGCAGGACGGGCGCGTCTGCGTCGCTCATAGCGATCCTCCCTGGGCCCGCTGCCGGTCCATCCGGGCCGTCACCCAGTCCGTGAAGCGGGTCATCGGAATGGTCAGCGCCACGAACACCAGCCCCGCGACGATGTACGGCGTGTAGTTCAGACTGCGGCCCACGATGATGTCGGCGGCCCGCACGGCGTCCACCGCGCCGCCGATCGACACCAGACCGGTGTCCTTCTGCAGCGACACCAGGTCGTTCAGCAGCGGCGGCACCTGACGCCGTACCGCCTGGGGGAGGACGACATAGCGCAGGGCCTGGCGGTTGGTCAGGCCCAGGGAGCGGGCCGCGGCGCGCTGCGAGGGGTGGATCGACTCGATTCCGGCCCGGAACACCTCGGCCACGTACGCCGAGTACGTCAGCGTCAGCGCCGTACCGCCCAGGAGCACCGGATCGACCGTCACGCCCTGCAGCCGCAGTGCCGGGACGCCCAGGACCACGATCATCAGGTTGATGATCAACGGGAGGCCGCGGAAGAAGTCGGTGTAGGCGGCTGCCAGCACTCG from Streptomyces roseochromogenus subsp. oscitans DS 12.976 encodes the following:
- a CDS encoding MFS transporter — translated: MAPARTVSTPSMLRLAVASLAGTAIEFYDFFVYGTAAALVLGPLFFPAFSPLAGTLAAFATFGAGFVARPLGSVLFGHLGDRRGRRPVLVLSLLLTGASTVAVGCLPSYGSIGVAAPALLLVLRFLQGLGLGGEWGGAVLLTAEHAPPGRRALWSSFPQVGPAFGFVLANGVMLALSATLSDAEFARWGWRVPFWAAGALALAGLWLRSSLAESPRFLEIDDHARVPFVEVVRHHGRLVLLTAGALAAGYAVFYAVTTWSLAYATERLGVSRTVMLTCVMAAVVVKASLTPFMAVLGDRYGRRPMCLTGCAACCLWMFPMVALLATGQPLLMFLGILGALVSFITMFAVIAAYLPELYEARVRCTGAAVGYNLGGVLGGALTPIVATALAEHSGRVPWSVGVYLTGVALLSLACFALLPETRPVSVPAVEPATS
- the aroQ gene encoding type II 3-dehydroquinate dehydratase gives rise to the protein MPRTLANAPIMILNGPNLNLLGQRQPEIYGRDTLADVEALCAKAAAAHGGTVDFRQSNHEGELVDWIHEARLNHCGIVINPGAYSHTSVAILDALNTCDGMPVLEVHISNIHQRESFRHHSYVSLRADGVIAGCGVQGYVFGVERVAALVGAAQADA
- a CDS encoding amino acid ABC transporter ATP-binding protein, which translates into the protein MSDADAPVLRMESVRKTFGGSVVLRDVGLEVAPHTVTALIGASGSGKSTLLRCANLLEEIDDGAIWLDGEEITDPRVDQDAVRRRIGVVFQAYNLFPHMSVLDNITLAPRRVHGVSRADAEERARELLERLGLGAKADAYPDRLSGGQQQRVAIVRALAVRPRLLLLDEITAALDPELVGEVLEVVRGLKDDGMTMVLATHEMGFARDVADQVCFLDGGVVLERGSAEQVFGDPQQERTRRFLRRIVEAGRL
- a CDS encoding amino acid ABC transporter permease, translated to MTVTKGESAREGADGKDGLTGAATGDGYAPSERRLERERHKRARARRATAIAALSTLVTAVVLYLVVVNAPGWPRTKETFFSAQYAREALPKVLEGLWLNVRLLAVCGVAVLVLGMLIAIARTLRGPVFFPLRVLAAAYTDFFRGLPLIINLMIVVLGVPALRLQGVTVDPVLLGGTALTLTYSAYVAEVFRAGIESIHPSQRAAARSLGLTNRQALRYVVLPQAVRRQVPPLLNDLVSLQKDTGLVSIGGAVDAVRAADIIVGRSLNYTPYIVAGLVFVALTIPMTRFTDWVTARMDRQRAQGGSL